A genomic region of Hydrogenobacter sp. contains the following coding sequences:
- a CDS encoding NADH-quinone oxidoreductase subunit N: MNWNAVLPEILLSVGIILIFSFELFLSRRYYKFLTFLAGLVPLLAVFSLLFVSVPSKTFFDVFYVDTYTLIGKALLYVITSLSLFASYDYFLKKRADYGEMTYLILTSSLGLSMLISSVNLTLLFLSLELASVTMYILIGTFRREYLSKEASYKYLVIGSVGTAMLAFGSAFYYGAVGSLFLKPYQGDNTLFLLSMFLILSALALKVSSVPFHFWTPDAYEGAPTPITAYISTAPKIAVYFLLVKISTLYSHIKEWMLLVALLSVLSMFYASFVAYAQRSVKRLLAYSSIAHAGYFLLGLVTSDKILSSALLFYLSVYIFAALGSFIVLAVLEKRENFTHHFMDYKGLGRYDTLLAFFFSIFLFAMIGIPPMALFVGKLGIFMGLAKLGLLPLAILFLVASIVSTGYYLKVIVYMFMEKADKKWQSVQLSAGEAFVLSVCATLVLLLGIFPNMLYDLIAKGL; encoded by the coding sequence GTGAATTGGAATGCGGTGCTTCCTGAAATTCTACTATCAGTGGGTATCATTCTGATCTTCTCCTTTGAACTCTTCTTGAGCAGAAGGTATTACAAGTTTTTAACCTTTCTTGCAGGGCTTGTTCCTCTTTTAGCTGTATTTTCCCTTCTCTTTGTGAGTGTGCCATCAAAAACCTTTTTTGACGTTTTTTATGTTGATACTTACACTCTGATAGGTAAGGCTTTGCTGTATGTTATTACAAGTCTCAGCTTATTTGCCTCTTACGACTACTTTCTCAAGAAGAGAGCTGATTACGGAGAGATGACCTATCTTATCCTCACATCCTCTTTGGGACTTTCCATGTTGATATCTTCTGTGAATCTCACCTTGCTCTTTTTATCTCTTGAGCTGGCTTCCGTAACCATGTACATACTTATAGGAACTTTCAGGAGAGAGTATCTTTCAAAAGAGGCATCTTACAAGTACTTGGTGATAGGAAGTGTAGGAACTGCTATGTTAGCCTTCGGAAGCGCTTTTTATTATGGAGCTGTGGGAAGCCTATTTTTGAAACCCTATCAAGGTGATAACACGCTCTTTTTACTGAGCATGTTCCTGATTCTGTCGGCTTTGGCTTTGAAAGTTTCTTCCGTACCTTTTCACTTCTGGACACCTGACGCCTACGAAGGTGCGCCCACACCTATAACCGCTTATATATCCACCGCACCAAAGATCGCGGTGTACTTCCTGCTCGTTAAGATATCCACCCTTTATTCTCACATCAAAGAATGGATGCTTCTGGTAGCTTTACTGTCTGTACTTTCAATGTTTTATGCGAGCTTTGTAGCTTACGCTCAAAGGTCTGTGAAGAGACTTCTGGCATACTCTTCCATAGCTCACGCCGGATACTTCCTATTGGGTTTAGTAACATCGGACAAAATTCTCTCTTCAGCCTTACTCTTTTACCTATCTGTATACATCTTTGCCGCTTTAGGTTCTTTCATAGTTCTGGCAGTTCTTGAAAAGAGAGAGAACTTTACCCACCATTTTATGGATTACAAAGGACTTGGAAGATACGATACTTTGTTGGCTTTTTTCTTCTCCATCTTCCTTTTTGCTATGATAGGTATACCACCTATGGCTCTTTTTGTAGGAAAGCTGGGAATCTTTATGGGTCTTGCTAAGCTTGGACTTTTGCCCTTGGCTATACTTTTCTTAGTAGCAAGTATAGTGTCTACTGGATATTACCTTAAGGTGATAGTTTACATGTTTATGGAAAAGGCTGACAAAAAATGGCAGAGTGTCCAACTTTCAGCTGGTGAAGCTTTTGTGTTAAGTGTATGTGCTACCCTTGTGCTTCTTCTCGGTATTTTCCCTAATATGCTTTATGACCTTATAGCTAAAGGGCTATGA
- a CDS encoding MBL fold metallo-hydrolase, translated as MILKVIPVGILSVNCSILADEEEGKALVIDPGADAHKIEQELTGFKLEAIVCTHGHIDHIGQVRTLKEKFGVPFYMHREDLFLINDPIWPGLEKQLGANLPCPEPDDFLEDGKELTLGKIKLRILHTPGHTPGLCCLYIDEYKTLIAGDLLFRGSVGRWDLPGGSLEDLRRSLFRIFNELSDDTLVVCGHYDETTIGHERVFNPYLRSLS; from the coding sequence ATGATACTCAAGGTAATCCCTGTAGGTATTCTTTCTGTGAATTGCTCCATCCTCGCCGATGAGGAGGAGGGTAAGGCTCTTGTTATAGATCCGGGAGCAGACGCTCATAAGATAGAACAAGAACTTACCGGATTTAAGCTTGAAGCTATCGTATGCACTCACGGACATATAGATCACATTGGTCAAGTGAGGACATTAAAAGAGAAATTTGGAGTACCTTTTTACATGCATAGAGAGGATCTCTTCCTTATAAACGATCCCATCTGGCCTGGGCTTGAAAAACAACTCGGAGCTAATTTGCCATGCCCAGAACCTGATGACTTTTTGGAGGATGGGAAAGAACTAACTTTAGGAAAGATAAAGCTCCGCATACTCCACACACCCGGACACACACCTGGACTTTGCTGTCTTTATATAGATGAATACAAAACCCTCATAGCGGGAGACTTACTTTTCAGAGGTAGCGTGGGTAGATGGGATTTGCCGGGTGGCAGTTTGGAAGATCTCAGGAGATCACTTTTTAGGATATTCAATGAGCTTTCCGATGATACACTTGTCGTATGTGGACATTATGATGAAACAACTATAGGACACGAAAGAGTTTTCAATCCTTACTTAAGGAGTTTGAGTTGA
- a CDS encoding NuoM family protein, with translation MLNVAIFLPLITAVLVLVIRREKFSKTISILSSAIVLLIILALFLGFDWNRAGFQYENRYMWIPTLGISYHTGIDGMAISLLLMTAIMFFASFVWSWKIEDRPNLYYALFLMLETACLGVFSALDFFLFYIFWEGMLIPMYFIIGLWGHERKVYAANKFFVYTFFGSMFLLLGIASIVAYAYITSGQLSFDYMFHKNMKYPFWLELLAFLLFGIGFAVKIPMWPVHTWLPDAHVEAPTAGSVILAAVLLKMGTYGFVRYSLPLFSEASKYYIPLIFFLSLVAIIYTAMMAIAQTHIKRLIAYSSISHMGIVTLGTFALDVNALSGAIYMMIAHGLSSAALFMSAGFLYDRIHSYHMDDLGGLARYLPKLSVLFMISGLAGIGFPGLAGFVAEFLVLLGTFKNYPIWAIIAGTGMILSAAYFLYMYKRVIYEEETISEQRLEKWRHLKDVEIHHMIPFIIILASAFLLGLYPLPFVKIVEQTSRYVLGG, from the coding sequence ATGTTAAATGTGGCTATATTTCTACCTCTCATCACTGCGGTACTTGTTCTTGTAATTAGGCGCGAAAAGTTTTCAAAGACAATATCCATTCTATCATCTGCTATAGTCCTTCTGATAATCCTTGCCCTTTTCTTAGGTTTTGATTGGAACAGGGCAGGTTTCCAGTATGAGAATAGGTATATGTGGATACCAACCCTTGGGATCTCTTACCATACAGGCATTGACGGTATGGCTATCTCCCTACTTCTTATGACCGCTATCATGTTTTTTGCATCTTTCGTGTGGTCATGGAAAATAGAAGACAGACCTAATCTCTATTACGCCCTCTTTTTGATGCTTGAAACTGCTTGTTTAGGTGTTTTCTCCGCCCTTGATTTCTTCCTCTTTTATATATTTTGGGAAGGTATGCTCATTCCCATGTATTTTATAATAGGTCTTTGGGGACACGAAAGAAAAGTCTACGCTGCCAATAAGTTTTTCGTATACACCTTTTTCGGAAGCATGTTCTTACTTTTAGGCATTGCTTCCATTGTAGCTTACGCTTACATTACTTCCGGTCAACTCTCCTTTGATTATATGTTCCACAAGAACATGAAGTATCCCTTTTGGCTTGAGCTTTTGGCTTTTCTACTTTTTGGCATAGGTTTTGCGGTAAAGATACCTATGTGGCCAGTTCACACTTGGCTTCCCGATGCTCACGTAGAAGCACCTACTGCTGGTTCTGTGATACTTGCTGCTGTCCTTCTCAAGATGGGTACTTACGGATTTGTACGCTACTCTTTGCCACTTTTCTCAGAAGCGAGCAAGTACTATATACCTCTTATATTCTTCCTGAGCCTTGTAGCCATAATATACACAGCTATGATGGCTATAGCACAAACTCACATAAAGAGGTTAATAGCATACTCTTCTATAAGTCACATGGGTATAGTCACATTGGGTACATTCGCCTTAGATGTAAACGCCTTGAGCGGTGCTATTTACATGATGATAGCTCACGGGCTATCCTCTGCCGCCCTCTTTATGTCGGCAGGATTTCTTTACGACAGAATCCACAGCTATCATATGGATGATCTTGGAGGACTTGCAAGATATTTACCCAAGCTCTCAGTACTCTTTATGATAAGTGGTCTTGCTGGTATAGGCTTTCCAGGACTTGCGGGCTTTGTAGCCGAGTTCCTCGTCCTTTTAGGAACTTTCAAGAATTATCCTATATGGGCTATTATCGCAGGAACTGGCATGATACTGAGCGCTGCCTATTTCCTCTACATGTACAAGAGGGTAATATACGAGGAGGAGACTATCTCAGAGCAGAGACTTGAAAAGTGGAGACATCTTAAAGATGTAGAAATACACCACATGATACCTTTCATTATCATTTTGGCTTCAGCTTTCTTGCTTGGTCTTTATCCTCTTCCTTTTGTAAAAATAGTGGAGCAAACTTCCAGATACGTGTTGGGAGGATAG
- a CDS encoding NADH-quinone oxidoreductase subunit L, with protein AKGIIDHTKAYKALKPIADTFREQFYTEKLYHRIIAFGYLSLSRGVYIIMEWRFIDGAVNKTYQMAQFIGNSLRIFQNGKINYYNFVIYVGFTIILLLIISWR; from the coding sequence GCGAAGGGGATAATAGACCACACGAAGGCATACAAAGCATTAAAACCCATTGCGGACACCTTCAGGGAGCAGTTTTATACGGAGAAGCTCTATCACAGAATCATCGCCTTTGGCTACCTTTCCCTCTCAAGGGGAGTATACATCATAATGGAATGGAGATTCATAGATGGTGCGGTAAATAAAACGTATCAAATGGCACAGTTTATCGGAAACTCTTTAAGAATCTTTCAAAATGGGAAGATAAACTATTACAACTTCGTCATATACGTAGGCTTTACCATCATCCTTCTCTTAATAATTTCGTGGAGGTAA